In Paracoccus aminophilus JCM 7686, a single window of DNA contains:
- a CDS encoding ABC transporter permease, which yields MTDAAFARPSARPRLSLGAGIAQKVLPVLTVLGVLLVIWYGAAVALNAPWARDQAARAGESLSFPELVAATMVQERPVLPAPHQVAKGLWDGLAGQKITSKKSLVWHGWITLSATLAGFAIGSLAGIALAVGILHNRAMDKSVMPWAVASQTIPILAIAPMVIVVFASLGITGILPKAIIAAWLSFFPVLVGMVKGLRTPDRMQLDLMHSWSASPAQVFWRLRLPSSMPYLFTSLKVAVAAALVGTIVGELPAGATAGLGARLLSGSYYGQTIQIWSALFVAAGLAGALVVVIGAIEKLTLRRMGLAR from the coding sequence ATGACTGATGCAGCCTTTGCCCGGCCAAGTGCACGCCCGCGCCTGAGCCTTGGCGCCGGGATCGCGCAGAAGGTCCTGCCGGTGCTGACCGTGCTCGGGGTCCTTCTGGTGATCTGGTATGGCGCGGCGGTGGCGCTGAATGCGCCCTGGGCGCGCGATCAAGCGGCGCGGGCGGGAGAAAGCCTGAGCTTTCCCGAGCTTGTCGCCGCGACCATGGTGCAGGAGCGCCCGGTTCTGCCCGCCCCCCATCAGGTCGCGAAGGGGCTCTGGGATGGGCTTGCTGGCCAGAAGATCACCTCGAAAAAAAGCCTTGTCTGGCATGGCTGGATCACACTCTCGGCGACGCTCGCGGGCTTTGCCATCGGCAGTCTGGCCGGGATCGCTTTGGCCGTCGGCATCCTGCACAACCGCGCCATGGACAAATCGGTCATGCCCTGGGCGGTCGCGAGCCAGACCATTCCGATCCTTGCCATTGCGCCAATGGTCATCGTGGTCTTTGCCAGCCTCGGCATCACCGGGATCCTGCCCAAAGCGATCATTGCGGCCTGGCTCTCGTTCTTTCCTGTCCTCGTGGGCATGGTCAAGGGCCTGCGCACCCCCGACCGGATGCAGCTTGACCTGATGCACAGCTGGAGCGCCAGCCCGGCGCAGGTCTTTTGGCGGCTGCGCCTGCCCTCCTCGATGCCCTATCTCTTCACGAGCCTGAAGGTCGCGGTCGCGGCGGCTCTGGTCGGCACCATTGTCGGAGAGCTTCCGGCGGGCGCCACCGCGGGTCTGGGCGCGCGGCTTTTGTCGGGCAGCTATTACGGCCAGACCATTCAGATATGGTCGGCGCTTTTCGTGGCGGCGGGCCTTGCAGGGGCACTGGTCGTCGTGATCGGCGCGATTGAAAAGCTCACCCTTCGCCGAATGGGGCTTGCACGATGA
- a CDS encoding ABC transporter substrate-binding protein, whose protein sequence is MKKLLIGATLSAVFAGSAWAADDLTLQLKWVTQAQFAGYYVAKDKGFYEAENLDVTIKPGGPDIAPVQVLAGGGADVAVEWMPAALAAREKGLPIVNIAQPFKKSGMMLTCLKESGIKDPKTDFKGKTLGVWFSGNEYPFLSWMSHLGLKTDGGADGVTVLKQGFNVDPLLQKQAACISTMTYNEYGQVLDAGIKPEDLVTFKYDDQGVATLEDGLYVLEDKLKDPAMEDKLARFVRASMKGWNYVKEHPDEAAQIVIDNDETGAQTLAHQQYMATEVAKLLDPGSGELDEADYKRTVETLLAGGSDPVISKEPVGAFTHAVTDLAEKK, encoded by the coding sequence ATGAAGAAGCTTCTGATTGGCGCGACCCTCTCGGCAGTCTTTGCCGGGAGCGCCTGGGCCGCCGATGATCTGACGCTACAGCTCAAATGGGTGACCCAGGCCCAGTTCGCGGGCTATTATGTCGCCAAGGACAAGGGCTTTTACGAGGCCGAGAACCTTGATGTCACGATCAAGCCGGGCGGGCCGGATATCGCTCCGGTGCAGGTGCTGGCCGGGGGCGGTGCCGATGTCGCGGTCGAATGGATGCCCGCCGCCCTTGCTGCGCGTGAAAAGGGCCTGCCCATCGTCAATATCGCCCAGCCTTTCAAGAAATCGGGAATGATGCTGACCTGTCTGAAGGAAAGCGGCATCAAAGACCCCAAGACCGACTTCAAGGGCAAGACGCTCGGCGTCTGGTTCTCGGGCAATGAATATCCGTTCCTCAGCTGGATGAGCCATCTTGGCCTCAAGACCGATGGCGGGGCCGATGGCGTCACCGTGTTGAAACAGGGCTTCAACGTCGATCCTTTGCTGCAAAAGCAGGCCGCTTGTATCTCGACCATGACCTATAACGAATATGGTCAGGTGCTTGATGCCGGGATCAAGCCCGAGGATCTGGTGACCTTCAAATATGATGACCAAGGCGTCGCCACGCTGGAAGACGGGCTCTATGTCCTCGAGGACAAGCTCAAGGATCCGGCGATGGAGGATAAGCTCGCTCGCTTCGTACGCGCCTCGATGAAGGGCTGGAACTATGTGAAAGAGCATCCCGACGAGGCCGCGCAGATCGTCATCGACAATGACGAAACCGGCGCGCAGACGCTGGCGCACCAGCAATATATGGCGACCGAAGTCGCCAAGCTGCTGGATCCGGGCAGCGGCGAGCTGGATGAGGCTGATTACAAGCGCACGGTCGAGACCCTGCTTGCGGGCGGCTCGGATCCGGTGATCTCGAAAGAGCCCGTCGGCGCCTTCACCCATGCGGTGACCGATCTCGCCGAGAAGAAATAA
- a CDS encoding ABC transporter permease — translation MTGAISILAVWLGAMGLNGWLARRDGPLFAGLVAAIFGITLLILWEMAVRIYQVPNVILPAPSAIWSAFIGNLPILWGDFVQTIVKGALSGWVIGALAATVTAIAIDRSSFLQRGLLPIGNFVAALPIVGIAPILVMWFGFDWQSKAAVVVVMVFFPILVNMVAGLAATDQLQRDQMKTWNAGYWQSLWKLRLPAAMPFLFNGLKITTTLALIGAIVAEFFGSPTRGMGFRISTSVGQLNLPMVWAEILVAAIAGTVFYGIVAWVEKRVTFWHPSQRQ, via the coding sequence ATGACAGGCGCAATCTCGATCCTTGCGGTCTGGCTGGGCGCGATGGGCCTCAACGGCTGGCTCGCCCGGCGCGACGGGCCGCTGTTTGCCGGTCTGGTCGCGGCGATCTTTGGCATCACCTTGCTGATCCTGTGGGAAATGGCCGTGCGGATCTATCAGGTCCCGAATGTGATCCTGCCCGCGCCAAGCGCGATCTGGAGCGCCTTTATCGGCAATCTGCCGATCCTCTGGGGCGATTTTGTCCAGACCATCGTCAAGGGTGCGCTGAGCGGCTGGGTGATCGGCGCGCTTGCCGCCACCGTCACCGCAATCGCCATCGACCGCAGCAGCTTCTTGCAGCGCGGCCTTCTGCCCATCGGCAATTTCGTCGCCGCTTTGCCGATCGTCGGCATCGCGCCGATCCTCGTCATGTGGTTCGGTTTCGACTGGCAGTCCAAGGCGGCGGTGGTGGTCGTGATGGTCTTCTTCCCGATCCTCGTGAATATGGTTGCGGGGCTTGCCGCGACCGATCAGCTGCAGCGCGATCAGATGAAGACCTGGAATGCGGGCTATTGGCAGTCGCTCTGGAAGCTGCGCTTGCCTGCAGCTATGCCCTTTCTCTTCAACGGGTTGAAGATCACGACCACGCTGGCGCTGATCGGCGCGATCGTGGCCGAGTTCTTCGGCAGCCCGACCCGCGGCATGGGGTTTCGCATCTCGACTTCGGTCGGGCAGCTCAACCTGCCGATGGTCTGGGCCGAGATCCTTGTCGCGGCCATCGCCGGGACAGTGTTTTATGGAATTGTCGCGTGGGTCGAGAAAAGGGTGACCTTCTGGCACCCCTCGCAACGCCAATAG
- a CDS encoding ABC transporter ATP-binding protein: protein MPSSSVIDARNVSLTFRTNDGPVHALKDVDLTIEKGDFVSFIGPSGCGKTTFLRTIAALETPTAGMVYVNGQEADEARKARAYGYVFQAPGLYPWRTIAGNISLPLEIMGFDKPERQARIARVLELVELGGFAGKFPWQLSGGMQQRASIARALAFDADILLMDEPFGALDEIVRDRLNAAVLELWRKTGKTIGFVTHSIPEAVYLSTKIVVMSPRPGRITRVIESTLPAERPLEIRDTPEFIEIAQQVREGLREGHSYD from the coding sequence ATGCCCAGCTCTTCTGTGATCGACGCCCGCAATGTCAGCCTGACTTTCCGCACCAATGACGGTCCGGTCCATGCCCTGAAGGATGTCGATCTGACCATCGAAAAGGGCGATTTCGTCAGCTTCATCGGCCCTTCGGGCTGCGGCAAGACCACCTTCCTGCGCACGATTGCCGCGCTCGAGACCCCGACCGCCGGCATGGTCTATGTCAATGGCCAAGAGGCTGATGAGGCGCGCAAGGCCCGCGCCTATGGCTATGTCTTTCAGGCGCCGGGGCTCTATCCTTGGCGGACGATTGCGGGAAATATCTCGCTGCCCCTGGAGATCATGGGCTTTGACAAGCCCGAGCGGCAGGCGCGGATCGCCCGCGTGCTGGAACTGGTCGAGCTTGGCGGCTTTGCCGGGAAATTTCCCTGGCAGCTTTCAGGGGGGATGCAACAACGCGCCTCGATCGCGCGGGCCTTGGCCTTTGATGCCGATATCCTGCTGATGGACGAGCCCTTCGGCGCGCTCGATGAAATCGTGCGCGACCGGCTGAATGCGGCGGTGCTTGAGCTCTGGCGCAAGACCGGCAAGACCATTGGCTTTGTCACCCATTCCATCCCCGAGGCGGTCTATCTCTCGACCAAGATCGTGGTGATGTCGCCGCGTCCGGGGCGGATCACGCGGGTGATCGAAAGCACCCTGCCCGCCGAGCGCCCGCTCGAGATCCGCGACACGCCCGAATTCATCGAGATCGCCCAGCAGGTCCGCGAAGGTTTGCGCGAGGGCCACAGCTATGACTGA